The following nucleotide sequence is from Siniperca chuatsi isolate FFG_IHB_CAS linkage group LG2, ASM2008510v1, whole genome shotgun sequence.
TGATTTAATTCATGTTGCTTCCTATATATGCAGCATTTCATGTTGTTACCATTTCTAATTTTTATTAAGAGTTATGTAAGTTCACTAAGATTTTAGTTTTGCTAAACAGAGCTGGATTAATTCAACTAAATTGTATAAAACCCCTTTCCCCCACCTGCCAGTTTATTAAAAAGCTATCTACATAGAAAGCACTTATAAATGGGATTGATAAGCAGAACTATGATCAGAATTCAGACACTTTCAAAAAGGTAAATAACAATAGAAGCACTCACTCAGCTCCAATGTTTTATTACCAATGATTTGACCAGCAATGGCCTCAAGGTTCACGTGTGCAAATCATGTTAACATTTAAAGAATTAGTTTGACACTTTGGGAGTTAGGagtagattgataccactcatgtctgtctgttaaatatgaagctacggccagcaggtgattagcttagcagGGGGaaaaacggctagcctggctctgtccaaagtttaaaagaaaaaattataatccacctaccagcacctctaaagctcactaattgacagtttaattcatacacaaacagaaatgtaaaaattgtcAGTTTGCAGTTGTGATGTTCTATTACTTGAACTTTCGAAgaagggggaaactgttagcctggctctgtccagtcTTTATGATAAGGTGAGCTAATTGGCACATGGCTCTGCCTTCATATTTAGCATCCTGACAtgatatcagtcttctcatctaactcttggcaagaaagtgaatgagtgtatttcccaaaataacatttttaaattactccttttaaaattaaaaagtactCTCTACTTGATGCCAAGAAGTGGTAACTAATGTCATAACTGCCATCTTGTCATGAACAGTTTAAGTTCATCTTTTTCCCCTAGGGCTTCCTGGTTAGAATCTGGCCAGTGACCTTTGTTTCATGTtacccttcctctctttccccctcagATGCCCATAGGTCAAAAAGCATACTTGTTAAAGTAAGGTAAAAGGTAAGTAAAGTGAGAAGTACttaaagctgtttttttgttgttcaggTTTCTACCATATagtgcatccagaaagtattcacagcacttTACTTTTTCCCCCACATTTTGtaatgttacagccttattccaaaatggattaaattcattattttcctcaaaattctacaaacaatatcCCAtcatgacaacatgaaagaagaaaaaaaaaataaaataaataataataataataataataataataataatcatcccATGTaatcacagcctttgctcaatactttgttgaagcacctttggcaccaattacagctgTAAGTCTTTTGGGAGTAtaatgctacaagcttggcacacctatttttggctagtttctcccattcttctttgcaggacctcttgagttccatcaggttggatgggcaGCATCTGTGCACAgtcattttcagatctctccagagatgttcattCGGGTTCGAGTCTGGGCCGCTCAAGGACATTCAtagagttgtcccgtagccactcctttgttatcttggctgtgtgcttagggtcgttgtcttgttggaagatgaaccttcgccccagtctgaggtccagagagcactggagcaggttttcatcaaggatgtctatgttcattgctgcattcatctttccctcgatcctgactagtctcccagttcctgtcgctgaaaaacatccccacagcatgatgctgccaccaccatgcttcactgtagggatggtattggccaggtgaagagcggtgcctggtttcctccagacatgacaaAAAGTCccggtggttccaaacttcttccatttacagaCGATGGAGGACACTGTGCTCACTGgaaccttcaatgctgcagaaatttcccttccccagatctgtgcctcgatacagtCCTGTCTccgaggtctacagacaattccttggacttcatggcttggtttgtgctctgacttaactgtgggaccttatatatagacaggtgtctttccaaatcatgtccaatcaactgaatttaccacaggtggactccaatcaagttgtagaaacatctcaaataTGATCaatggaaacaggatgcacctgagctcaattttgagtgtcatggcaaaagctatgaatacttatgtacatgtgattttttcaggtttttattttttatgaatttgctaaggtttcaaacaaacatctttcatgttgtcattatggggtattgtttgtagaattttgaggaaaataattaatttaatccaatttggaataaggctgtaacattacaaaatgtggaaaaagtgaagcgctgtgaatactttccggatggaCTGTTACCAGCTCctcttttgtgtgtgctttCTACTACAGAAATTACATGTAAAATCTTTTCATTGCCTAaccctttcctcccctctcaccTATGTACTGGACCAGTCCCAGACTGTACATCAGCTCCAGTAGATGAGCAGCATGGTTACCAACAACCATCTTCTTTAGTTCCACCCAAATCCGTTCTCCTGATATAGTTGCAAGTCCACGACCGTTTTCCTTAATCGCAACCAACGTCTCAGGCTCGTGGTCATCAGGCTCCAGGGCCACCCTGCCGTAGAACCTGGAGTGACATGAGATGATTGAGGTCAAAGCGCTTTTACATCAAACgaataaaaacaatgattttcaCTTTATATTTAAACTACGTTAAAAGTGAAATGAGGCAGCCCACCTGAAATAGCGCAGTATTCTCAGGTAGTcctcttggattctttgttcagCACTGCCAACAAACCGAACTTTACGGTTCTGCAGGTCTTCGTATCCTTTGAAATAGTCATATAATGTGCCATCAAGCCCTGTGAGGGGGAAAAGTCAtcaaaaaacacagtaaagagtaataaatttaataaaataagtgaCAATATCCCCTGAATGTACCTGAACTGATACCACATGCTGGGCATCTCCAAAATGCAAGGAAACACAGATGAGTCATTATGATTCCTCAacagatttaatttaattcagtgGAGGACAAACACACTAATACCTAAAAACATGGAATTGATGGTGAGGTCTCTCCGCTCCGCATCTTTCTGCCAGTCAGTGGTGAATTCCACCTCTGCATGACGTCCATCTGTCTGAACATCCACTCGCAACGTGGTCACCTCAAAGTTCTCATTGTGCAGCTATGAAAGACGaccaataaacaaaacacagatgacTAGAGGCACAGCAAAGACTGCCCTAATGCTGCTGTGATAGAATCTGAGTGGCATGTACATATTCCCTGATTCTTAAGTCAATGTCCCtctccactctctctcactTGTGGGTAGTGCAGTATTTCAGAGGGCACTCAGAAATATATCGTTGTGTCACAATTTGTACATGGTAAAGCTACCTTATGCCATTAGCACATTGcagtatttctatatttatccAGCCTTATGGAGGCACTACGTTGGAGCCCACAACCGCTGCTCATTAGGTGCAACATATTCCAAGAATTAACAAATCAGAAGCAGAGCTTCCTGTTACTGGGCTGCTGATCTGTGGAATGTTCTCCTAAATCCATCAGGATGGCTAATCCATCCATTAACATCTTTAAATCAAGACttaaggtggggtatgcaattctggagaaatccaataccatgacaaataccatgatatagagcgaacaacgacagcAAATAATGTAAGTAActttagctaggttgtgggttagcaaactgtcgctacagttgctgctgcgaagctaacagagaaagagacggtttcccagagccagcagaccagctccagacagcaatactcacaactctcctgctactatagctaacatcacaacagcagcatatcttggcaaactagaaaggaagctgaatgtctgtggacaagtaatttaacattaccttacacacaaatcatggctggaatggtggttttcagcacacacacaacagacagctagcggaccgtgaggaaaTATTcgctaaatttgacaaaaagacgcaTTTTGGATTAGAATTgtataccccacctttaagaccCACTTATTAGATCGATCAAATTGATTCCATGTGGAAGATTCCATGTTGTTTGGAAGCTTTCCAAACAATGATTAGTGAAAGCAGGGTACAGCTACATCCTGCCTGCACAAACAGGTCAGCCTCTTACTCTTGCTGTAATGGTCCCATGCTTCTCTCCTTTATTGTTGATCATCCTGATCCCAGCACTTTGGAACATGTGCTTCATCTCCTCTGGAGTGGCTGTGGTGGCAAAGTCTACATCTTGAGGCTGCTTCCCAGACAACAGGTCTCGTACAGCACCTCCAGCTATCCTCAGCTCATGCTGGTGCTTCTCAAACACCTCTGGAAAGAACAAACGCACACTTACAGGAGTTGGTTAACTTTTCAGAGAAGTGTGTCTGGAGGCATAAACAATCTCACTGGTTTGAGTTAAACCTGGAGGGGCAGAGCCAGAGAAGAAACGTTCCAAGATAATGAATTCCATTGTCAtttaacaatacaaaaacatttctaaatgattttatcggctgcattatgggaaatgtaggggACTAAAAGTCTGAATATTTTGGCCTCTGTTGCATTGAGTTTGACTGTTCATTTTTAATCAGCCTCTGGCCCAGTACCCCAACTTCATGGAAGTGCAAACCTTAAaagctggagtacccctttaagaCTTTTAGAgctcaaaacagtaaaatagtaGAGCTcgacctaaaaaaaaaaaaaaatctttataaaAGGGAATTCTCTTTTCAGAACAATAACTAGGCCTAAACAGCCTTTATGATATGCCTTTAGATTTGGAGACATGGAGAGCCTAACCGCTACAGGATTTTTGACGCAGATTCTGACAttgatatttacaaaaaaaatcaaacaacaatatatcagcagattaattttttttttacattaatacatAACAGACAAACGTTTTTGATAAGGAGCCCTTAAATATGTTCCTTTAAAATAACTTTGACCAAGATTTGTACTGAGTGGGACAGTTTActgttgaaaaacaaacatgtcagtgctctctggtggtcAAACTATATAACAGACAGTGTTTCTAAAAGTCTTCACACATATTcgcaatatattttatttttaaatcctcAAAGTAAGTTGTGGAAAATCAGATCAGGTTGCATAAATATTAACTTTCCTGCTTCCTCTCAAAGTTCTTCTTCGAATGGCTCTCTCATTTCTAAAAAACACTCTCCCGCAAACTATCTTTACTGACATGTCTGTAGGAAACAAGTCAAGAAGAGCAGAGTTGTAAGTGACCATAACTGGCAGGTGTCCGGTCACAGCTGCATCTCACCTGCTAGTCCATTCAGTCCATCATTGAACAGAGACTGGAACTCACTGGTCTTCAGCTGCATTGTGAAGAGACTCCTCCAATAGAAACCTGTTCTACCAAACACTCGAGGACTCAGTATTCTGCTCCACATCTGTACAAATAACAAAAACGCCGTCATGtgcttctgtttgtttgtctgtcagctttTATCGAGCTAGCTACATGTCACTGAAGTCATGCTTGCGAGCTTTAGCGGCCCGCGTGCACTTGTTACACTGTTCACACATTGCCAGCACATGAGCAACATCGACATGTCAAAGTAAACATACCAAATATAACAGACATATAACTGACCTGCAACCTAAATAGAAGATTGTATGAACATACAACGTAGTTGTCACTTCATGACATCCTTCTCTGCCATGAAGCTTTGCAGGAAGTGTTTCGATAACGTGCGGTTGCTGACCAATAGTGTCGGATTTCGTCAGGCTCACAAGGCGGGATTTAAGAGCGCGTGCTGCCAATGGCTTCTCGCGAGACTGTAGTTTGTAGCGTCAGGCGACTTTCCGGCTTTTTCTGCGGTCCTGTCAGATTAGTAAACGGAGCAGGAGGCAAATGGCTAAAATTGAGCTGACACCGCTCAGACCGTGGGACGACTTCTTCCCCGGATCGGAAAGATTCGCTAAACCAGATGTGAAAGATTTGGCGAAATGGAACAACAGAGTTGTCAGCAACCTGCTTTATTACCAAACAAATTATTTGGCTTTGGCCATCGTTGTTTTCCTCATTGTCGGGTAAGTTACATATGGTAACTTATGACATCAATacagtaacgttaacgttagctgtttAGTGTTTATTTGGTAGTTCGCACCTATATGGTATTCTCTTTTCAAGTTGTTCGTCACCTTTTCTGGTGTATTGTTTTCGTCATTGTTGCCCTGTGTAAACTGAGATGTAgcctcctttttaaaaagatttaaaacgAGGGTACAGACAGGATGTATACTATTACGTGGCGACGAGTTGGAAGGAGTGCCATAAGAATGAATAGCAAGACATTGTGCCAGCTATCATGTCTCTTCTATCTCAACATGGAAACCAAAGTCGAGAACTTTTATCCAGTTTGTGCACCTCACGTAGGAAAGAGACTTTTTCATTGGTTATTTATACgtgttaaaatgcaaataagatCACGTGAGGCCCCCATGATGTACTCAAGTGCGCTGTTGTAAACAGACTGACTCGGAGAGAGAAAGGAGCAATGTTGGGGCCCCGACTTATACAGTTCATGAACCAAAATCAAGATTTCCATTGCTCCGAAGTACAAGCACATACCTTGACTGCTGCAAACTGCTTGCAGAACTCTATTATTATCTGATGGCTCCATACAAGGTAGATTCAATCAGATCAGGGAACAAGAGGTTAAATTTCTCATCAAGGAAATATCTTGGCTTTAGTTGGCACTTTGTTCCAACTAAAAATAGTTATGCCCTGTCATGGTCTGTCCACTGTGCCTTAGGATGACATATTGTTGCTATGGTCATGAAGGCTTCCTAAGCTGTCTAGTCAGCTGTTGCACTGCAGATAGCACAGTTGTGAAAAAACAGCAGCTTAATCAGCTGCCCCTGTACTCCCCCGATTAGGGAGCCAGTCCAGTATTGGATCATTTCTCAGTGAGTCAGTCTTGCGTTATGACCCTAAACCAACAAGGCTGACACATTTAGTGTAACGTAAAACCATATCATGTTATTTTTATCCAGTTTCCGCTTTTGCACGGACCTCATTTGCATTGCCAAAAGTGTTCAGTGCATAATCtcaaaaatgtgtctctgtgttcaaCACCCAAACACATCATTGGCCATAGGCTTACAATTACCCACGTAACACAGCAGTATTGTCCTATTGggattgatttttcttttttgtttttaacctaGTTTTCACACAGGTGTTACAGTTTTTCTGCATTGTTGCAAACTGGTGATGCAGCGATCACAGTGTCATCTGCATTCACTGAACTTCTAATGAGTCTGGGTCTCCTCATACCGTTCTTCTTCACACAACTGTAACATAGAAAGCATGGCGGCAGACCATTTAACACAGCTGCAGGCACCGAGTGCAGCCCTCACCTGAGGGTCTTCTGCTCGTAATAGTCTCAAGGTGTTTTCCAATGAAGAAGAATCTATTTCTGCTGTGTCAGCACGTTCACGTGTGTGATATGCAGAGGAGCAGAACTTTTGACTCTATAATCAATATGAAGTTGAGGTTGATCAGCTGCTGTATGTGTCGTAAAAAAGCAGGCAGTAGCGGTATGGGGATGTAAGGTGAGAAATTCTACGAAGAAGCGACAGTTGCACAACTTAGTTACGTATTTGACGATGTGAGGGGTCCCATCAGAGGTTTCAAGCCCatccaataaaaataaaaaaacctcaCTCGTGTTCACCATTTCACAGTGGATACAGCATGGATACAAGGGGCCTGTATCTCAAAGCAGCACTGGTAGGTTAGGCAactaacctttttttttttttgtttgtttgcaaagATAGCTGGAGCTCtcagttgccatggtaacaaaTGCAATAGGCCAAACCTACAAGGAGCAGGTTTAGAATGACATCCTTACAAATCAGTAGAGAGACTGTACATTGCATGGCAATCTATCATATtggaaatacagaaaatgttagCAGTACAATCGATGCCCCACTCTAGGTATAAAACATGGCTTTCATATTAGGTAGATAGTTTATGTAGTGTCTGTAATAAAGTGAATATTATGAGGTAGAGCCCGACTTATAAATTGGCTGGGCAgatatattggctgatattagcttatcacagagATATTTATCTCAGgcgataagtaacaagaaattgcagtacagaaatgccaaagatatttttgaggtcatttagaaacagtgatGCCATTGACTAGTTTATCCACCAGAGGACATTAGCAAGTTCATTTTTCAGCTTTAAAGTGTCCCGCTCAGTGCATATCTTG
It contains:
- the trnt1 gene encoding CCA tRNA nucleotidyltransferase 1, mitochondrial isoform X1, which codes for MWSRILSPRVFGRTGFYWRSLFTMQLKTSEFQSLFNDGLNGLAEVFEKHQHELRIAGGAVRDLLSGKQPQDVDFATTATPEEMKHMFQSAGIRMINNKGEKHGTITARLHNENFEVTTLRVDVQTDGRHAEVEFTTDWQKDAERRDLTINSMFLGLDGTLYDYFKGYEDLQNRKVRFVGSAEQRIQEDYLRILRYFRFYGRVALEPDDHEPETLVAIKENGRGLATISGERIWVELKKMVVGNHAAHLLELMYSLGLVQYIGLPPDGNVEEMKRVWQNAKDHSPKPMTILAALFHCPEEVEKMDIRLKVSREEKNLALFLVNYRRELRKCEDEPDSLKPFTDFIIDSRELDSQSKVCELLKYQGEKKLLTELCRWSIPRFPVSGHDLRRMGVTSGKEIGATLQKLRDIWKKGRYQMDKDELLSYIKP
- the trnt1 gene encoding CCA tRNA nucleotidyltransferase 1, mitochondrial isoform X2 encodes the protein MKHMFQSAGIRMINNKGEKHGTITARLHNENFEVTTLRVDVQTDGRHAEVEFTTDWQKDAERRDLTINSMFLGLDGTLYDYFKGYEDLQNRKVRFVGSAEQRIQEDYLRILRYFRFYGRVALEPDDHEPETLVAIKENGRGLATISGERIWVELKKMVVGNHAAHLLELMYSLGLVQYIGLPPDGNVEEMKRVWQNAKDHSPKPMTILAALFHCPEEVEKMDIRLKVSREEKNLALFLVNYRRELRKCEDEPDSLKPFTDFIIDSRELDSQSKVCELLKYQGEKKLLTELCRWSIPRFPVSGHDLRRMGVTSGKEIGATLQKLRDIWKKGRYQMDKDELLSYIKP